A single region of the Betta splendens chromosome 12, fBetSpl5.4, whole genome shotgun sequence genome encodes:
- the c12h2orf42 gene encoding uncharacterized protein C2orf42 homolog isoform X2 gives METEVTVSSANIVSSPTPPGQAKLAAKQRDSKKTPSSTPAFLSNLGRATLRGIRRCPQCGVYNGTRGLSCKNKACGVSLRNQSTVGRNKKCAVEVVKVITDSEERGWKEREGDLGGGLGGGVQVFSVCHRGRGATATQWGFVELVPTDTAIATGNGATLLTRINLGRCFMPSCRQGQRSNRSEAQSASAGSHQSDSLCVHIKQAIECQSCATPLTLKSSVLEGLPASVQAREELWRLATETPGPLVQRVSKDTLVVKCHTDPRHPLGLLHLSVGAGGLSEVKQGERRAREGQPPSLFHCACQSGSRRSRAGVDGAAGAGGPQPPPGAAAPPPCLHFYACVCALASDDKLASEFAAFINYTSSQKQSATSGTVAASEKQVEAENPHLKAKKLCLDESSPDASSAASNSAAGKEGLSASTRKGGQRRAPGGGGPKALGCSQVVDECAVTLGFHQWLAGVTERIHQTMHYQCDGKPQPLVYHIPQEFFNALQHRLSLGSKKRRLPNFTTAFVRNHGPPLGSFSKYTWHFTNPMQVKRIFDTPELPLELSQSFVRNSDGSYSHFRCPDPPPEPEVPEGCRPDRPLAIRPMELRTFLKVGPGPADQKGAGPFVIEWIPDVLPRCRMGELRISFEFGHQQSGQPENSEKLSAAEKGCRTKTNPTQSKPAAGVEIVQVVV, from the exons ATGGAGACTGAAGTGACAGTGTCGTCGGCCAACATAGTCTCATCCCCCACTCCACCGGGTCAGGCCAAGCTTGCAGCAAAACAGCGAGACAGTAAAAAGACTCCGTCCTCAACGCCGGCCTTTCTCTCCAACCTGGGGAGGGCCACTCTGCGGGGGATTCGCAGGTGTCCGCAGTGTGGCGTCTACAACGGCACCCGCGGCCTCAGCTGCAAGAACAAGGCCTGTGGGGTGTCCCTCAGGAATCAGTCAACGGTGGGTAGAAACAAGAAGTGTGCGGTGGAAGTGGTGAAAGTAATAACAGACAGTGAGGAGAGAGGCTGGAAGGAGCGGGAAGGAGACCTGGGTGGTGGCTTGGGTGGAGGAGTGCAGGTGTTCTCCGTGTGCCACAGAGGAAGAGGGGCCACAGCGACGCAGTGGGGATTCGTGGAGCTTGTCCCCACAGACACTGCTATAGCGACCGGTAACGGGGCCACGCTGCTAACCCGGATCAACCTGGGCCGCTGCTTCATGCCGTCGTGCCgacagggtcaaaggtcaaatcgGAGCGAGGCTCAATCCGCATCGGCGGGTTCCCACCAGTCCGACAGCCTCTGCGTCCACATCAAGCAAGCAATAGAGTGTCAGAGCTGTGCGACGCCGCTGACCTTGAAGAGCTCCGTGCTGGAAGGTCTGCCGGCCTCGGTTCAAgccagggaggagctgtggaggctggCCACAGAGACCCCGGGGCCCCTGGTGCAGCGCGTCTCCAAAGACACTCTGGTGGTGAAGTGCCACACGGACCCCCGGCACCCGCTGGGCCTGCTGCACCTGAGTGTGGGCGCCGGCGGACTGTCCGAGGTCAAACAGGGCGAGCGAAGGGCCAGGGAGGGGCAGCCGCCCTCGCTTTTCCACTGCGCCTGCCAGAGcggcagcagacgcagcagagcTGGAGTCGATGGAGCGGCGGGAGCAGGCGGCCCTCAGCcgccgcccggcgccgccgcgccgccgccctgCCTCCACTTCTACGCCTGCGTGTGCGCACTGGCCAGCGACGATAAACTGGCCTCAGAGTTCGCTGCTTTCATCAACTACACGTCGA GTCAAAAGCAAAGTGCTACTAGCGGAACAGTTGCCGCCAGTGAGAAGCAGGTGGAAGCAGAGAACCCTCATCTCAAAGCCAAGAAGCTCTGCCTGGATGAATCCTCCCCTGACG CCTCCTCAGCCGCCTCTAATTCTGCAGCGGGGAAGGAGGGACTGTCAGCCTCCACGAGGAAGGGGGGCCAGAGGAGAGCCCCAGGTGGCGGAGGGCCGAAGGCTCTAG GGTGCTCCCAGGTTGTGGACGAGTGTGCGGTGACTTTGGGCTTCCATCAGTGGCTGGCAGGTGTCACAGAGAGGATCCACCAGACGATGCATTACCAGTGTGACG GGAAACCACAACCGTTGGTTTACCACATACCTCAGGAGTTCTTCAACGCTCTGCAGCATCGTCTGTCGCTCGGATCCAAGAAGAGGAGGCTGCCCAACTTCACCACAG CGTTTGTGAGAAACCATGGACCTCCTCTGGGTTCTTTCTCCAAGTACACCTGGCACTTTACTAACCCCATGCAGGTCAAGCGCATCTTTGATACACCGGAG TTGCCTCTGGAGCTCTCCCAGAGTTTTGTGAGAAACTCAGACGGCTCCTACTCACACTTCCGCTGTCCCGATCCTCCTCCCGAACCCGAGGTACCGGAGGGGTGCAGGCCCGACCGCCCCCTGGCGATACGACCCATGGAGCTCCGAACCTTCCTCAAAGTTG GACCCGGTCCAGCGGACCAGAAGGGGGCCGGTCCGTTTGTGATCGAGTGGATCCCAGACGTGCTCCCTCGCTGTCGCATGGGAGAGCTCAGGATCAGCTTTGAGTTTGGCCACCAGCAGAGCGGCCAGCCGGAGAACAGTGAGAAGCTGAGCGCGGCGGAGAAAGGCTGCCGTACCAAGACCAACCCGACCCAGTCCAAACCCGCGGCGGGCGTTGAAATCGTTCAGGTGGTCGTGTAA
- the dtwd2 gene encoding tRNA-uridine aminocarboxypropyltransferase 2 → MANVAGVCGAVSPEVNGADTCGSSSVEDGLVDAFGDLAALPVEVGERRPTCSRCRRPQKVCLCPFLPPHPLEVSTCLYVVQHPAEESRVLRTVPLLAACLPQGKCNVIIGRRFSEEKHPELAAVCRDRRTLILYPGPKSQNLEEVVQYQEVGSVKHNVIIIDGTWSQAKNMFLKNSLFHLPKQVQLHRTLSSQYVIRTQPSNICLSTLECAAVALSILEQNDNIQEVLLRPLKALCSFQLQHGAQIHHSKEHLLRNGMYDKPMPKNKRKIKRMEKLVTDHNICPR, encoded by the exons ATGGCTAATGTCGCCGGTGTTTGCGGCGCAGTCAGTCCTGAAGTGAACGGAGCGGACACTTGTGGCAGTTCCTCGGTGGAGGACGGACTAGTCGACGCTTTTGGCGACCTTGCCGCTCTACCGGTGGAGGTCGGCGAGAGAAGACCGACGTGCTCACGGTGCCG TCGCCCTCAGAAGGTGTGTCTCTGTCCTTTTCTGCCACCGCATCCTCTGGAGGTCTCCACGTGTCTGTACGTAGTGCAGCATCCTGCAGAG GAGAGCAGAGTACTTCGCACTGTGCCCCTTCTTGCTGCTTGTTTGCCACAGGGAAAATGCAATGTCATCATTGGAAGGAGATTCAGCGAGGAAAA gcaCCCAGAGCTGGCTGCAGTATGTCGCGACCGCAGAACGCTAATTTTGTACCCAGGTCCCAAATCACAGAACCTGGAGGAGGTAGTGCAATACCAAGAAGTAGGCAGTGTAAAACATAACGTCATCATCATAGACGGCACCTGGAGCCAGGCGAAAAACATGTTCCTCAAAAACAGCCTGTTCCACCTACCTAAACAG GTGCAGCTCCACAGGACACTCTCCAGTCAATATGTGATCCGTACACAGCCGTCCAACATTTGTCTGTCCACACTGGAATGTGCCGCCGTTGCCCTTTCTATCCTGGAGCAGAATGACAACATCCAGGAG GTTCTGCTGAGGCCCCTTAAAGCCCTGTgctccttccagctgcagcatggTGCGCAGATCCATCATAGCAAAGAGCATCTACTCAGGAATGGCATGTATGACAAACCCATGCCCAAGAACAAACGCAAGATAAAGAGGATGGAGAAACTTGTCACTGACCACAACATTTGCCCAAGATGA
- the LOC114866902 gene encoding cytotoxic granule associated RNA binding protein TIA1-like isoform X1: MDDDQPKTLYVGNLSRDVTEALILELFGQIGPCKSCKMIVDTAGHDPYCFVEFYEHRHATATIAAMNGRKILGKEVKVNWATTPTSQKKDTSSHFHVFVGDLSPEITTDDIKAAFAPFGKISDCRVVKDMATGKSKGYGFVSFFNKWDAENAIQQMGGQWLGGRQIRTNWATRKPAPKSTNETTNTKQLSFDEVVSQSSPSNCTVYCGGVTTGLTEQIMRQTFSPFGQIMEIRVFPDKGYSFVRFNSHEAAAHAIVSVNGTSIEGYVVKCYWGKETTDMVSPMPQVQMPQQSTVSFPAQPYSQWGQWYSNTQQIGQYVPNGWQMPSYGVYGQTWDQQGYNHLHAGAGWTGVGAVSNGGMVEPGQGVNGTVLTNQAGMSTAGYHTH; encoded by the exons ATGGACGATGACCAGCCCAAAACCCT ATATGTGGGGAATCTTTCCCGGGACGTGACGGAGGCCCTTATCCTGGAGTTATTCGGCCAGATTGGGCCCTGCAAGAGCTGTAAAATGATAGTAGAT ACAGCAGGTCATGACCCGTACTGCTTTGTGGAGTTCTATGAACATAGACATGCCACTGCCACAATCGCAGCGATGAATGGTCGGAAAATACTGGGTAAG GAGGTGAAGGTCAACTGGGCCACGACTCCAACCAGCCAAAAGAAAGACACAAGCA gtcACTTCCATGTCTTTGTTGGAGATCTAAGTCCTGAAATCACCACAGATGATATAAAAGCGGCTTTTGCTCCATTTGGGAAAATATC GGATTGTCGCGTGGTGAAAGACATGGCCACAGGTAAATCTAAAGGCTATGgctttgtctccttcttcaACAAATGG GATGCAGAGAATGCCATACAGCAGATGGGAGGACAGTGGCTGGGAGGCAGGCAGATCAGGACCAACTGGGCCACAAGGAAACCTGCTCCCAAATCTACCAACGAAA caaccAATACCAAGCAGCTATCGTTTGATGAGGTGGTGAGTCAGTCCAGCCCCAGCAACTGCACTGTCTACTGTGGAGGAGTCACAACAGGCCTCACAG agCAAATTATGAGACAGACTTTCTCACCTTTCGGACAAATAATGGAAATTCGTGTTTTCCCAGACAAAGGTTATTCATTTGTGAG GTTTAACTcccatgaagcagcagctcatgccATAGTTTCTGTTAACGGCACATCCATAGAAGGATACGTTGTGAAGTGTTACTGGGGTAAAGAAACCACAGACATGGTCAGCCCGATGCCGCAAGTACAAATGCCACAG CAGAGCACGGTGAGCTTCCCAGCGCAGCCTTACAGTCAGTGGGGTCAgtggtacagtaacacacagcagATTGGTCAGTATGTGCCCAATGGATGGCAGATGCCCAGCTATGGTGTTTATGGGCAGACCTGGGATCAGCAGGGCTACAA TCATTTACATGCTGGTGCCGGATGGACAGGAGTGGGCGCAGTGAGCAACGGAGGCATGGTGGAGCCCGGGCAGGGAGTGAACGGGACGGTGCTAACCAATCAGGCTGGCATGAGCACCGCCGGCTACCACACCCACTGA
- the c12h2orf42 gene encoding uncharacterized protein C2orf42 homolog isoform X1, whose product METEVTVSSANIVSSPTPPGQAKLAAKQRDSKKTPSSTPAFLSNLGRATLRGIRRCPQCGVYNGTRGLSCKNKACGVSLRNQSTVGRNKKCAVEVVKVITDSEERGWKEREGDLGGGLGGGVQVFSVCHRGRGATATQWGFVELVPTDTAIATGNGATLLTRINLGRCFMPSCRQGQRSNRSEAQSASAGSHQSDSLCVHIKQAIECQSCATPLTLKSSVLEGLPASVQAREELWRLATETPGPLVQRVSKDTLVVKCHTDPRHPLGLLHLSVGAGGLSEVKQGERRAREGQPPSLFHCACQSGSRRSRAGVDGAAGAGGPQPPPGAAAPPPCLHFYACVCALASDDKLASEFAAFINYTSSQKQSATSGTVAASEKQVEAENPHLKAKKLCLDESSPDASSAASNSAAGKEGLSASTRKGGQRRAPGGGGPKALGCSQVVDECAVTLGFHQWLAGVTERIHQTMHYQCDGKQGKPQPLVYHIPQEFFNALQHRLSLGSKKRRLPNFTTAFVRNHGPPLGSFSKYTWHFTNPMQVKRIFDTPELPLELSQSFVRNSDGSYSHFRCPDPPPEPEVPEGCRPDRPLAIRPMELRTFLKVGPGPADQKGAGPFVIEWIPDVLPRCRMGELRISFEFGHQQSGQPENSEKLSAAEKGCRTKTNPTQSKPAAGVEIVQVVV is encoded by the exons ATGGAGACTGAAGTGACAGTGTCGTCGGCCAACATAGTCTCATCCCCCACTCCACCGGGTCAGGCCAAGCTTGCAGCAAAACAGCGAGACAGTAAAAAGACTCCGTCCTCAACGCCGGCCTTTCTCTCCAACCTGGGGAGGGCCACTCTGCGGGGGATTCGCAGGTGTCCGCAGTGTGGCGTCTACAACGGCACCCGCGGCCTCAGCTGCAAGAACAAGGCCTGTGGGGTGTCCCTCAGGAATCAGTCAACGGTGGGTAGAAACAAGAAGTGTGCGGTGGAAGTGGTGAAAGTAATAACAGACAGTGAGGAGAGAGGCTGGAAGGAGCGGGAAGGAGACCTGGGTGGTGGCTTGGGTGGAGGAGTGCAGGTGTTCTCCGTGTGCCACAGAGGAAGAGGGGCCACAGCGACGCAGTGGGGATTCGTGGAGCTTGTCCCCACAGACACTGCTATAGCGACCGGTAACGGGGCCACGCTGCTAACCCGGATCAACCTGGGCCGCTGCTTCATGCCGTCGTGCCgacagggtcaaaggtcaaatcgGAGCGAGGCTCAATCCGCATCGGCGGGTTCCCACCAGTCCGACAGCCTCTGCGTCCACATCAAGCAAGCAATAGAGTGTCAGAGCTGTGCGACGCCGCTGACCTTGAAGAGCTCCGTGCTGGAAGGTCTGCCGGCCTCGGTTCAAgccagggaggagctgtggaggctggCCACAGAGACCCCGGGGCCCCTGGTGCAGCGCGTCTCCAAAGACACTCTGGTGGTGAAGTGCCACACGGACCCCCGGCACCCGCTGGGCCTGCTGCACCTGAGTGTGGGCGCCGGCGGACTGTCCGAGGTCAAACAGGGCGAGCGAAGGGCCAGGGAGGGGCAGCCGCCCTCGCTTTTCCACTGCGCCTGCCAGAGcggcagcagacgcagcagagcTGGAGTCGATGGAGCGGCGGGAGCAGGCGGCCCTCAGCcgccgcccggcgccgccgcgccgccgccctgCCTCCACTTCTACGCCTGCGTGTGCGCACTGGCCAGCGACGATAAACTGGCCTCAGAGTTCGCTGCTTTCATCAACTACACGTCGA GTCAAAAGCAAAGTGCTACTAGCGGAACAGTTGCCGCCAGTGAGAAGCAGGTGGAAGCAGAGAACCCTCATCTCAAAGCCAAGAAGCTCTGCCTGGATGAATCCTCCCCTGACG CCTCCTCAGCCGCCTCTAATTCTGCAGCGGGGAAGGAGGGACTGTCAGCCTCCACGAGGAAGGGGGGCCAGAGGAGAGCCCCAGGTGGCGGAGGGCCGAAGGCTCTAG GGTGCTCCCAGGTTGTGGACGAGTGTGCGGTGACTTTGGGCTTCCATCAGTGGCTGGCAGGTGTCACAGAGAGGATCCACCAGACGATGCATTACCAGTGTGACGGTAAACAAG GGAAACCACAACCGTTGGTTTACCACATACCTCAGGAGTTCTTCAACGCTCTGCAGCATCGTCTGTCGCTCGGATCCAAGAAGAGGAGGCTGCCCAACTTCACCACAG CGTTTGTGAGAAACCATGGACCTCCTCTGGGTTCTTTCTCCAAGTACACCTGGCACTTTACTAACCCCATGCAGGTCAAGCGCATCTTTGATACACCGGAG TTGCCTCTGGAGCTCTCCCAGAGTTTTGTGAGAAACTCAGACGGCTCCTACTCACACTTCCGCTGTCCCGATCCTCCTCCCGAACCCGAGGTACCGGAGGGGTGCAGGCCCGACCGCCCCCTGGCGATACGACCCATGGAGCTCCGAACCTTCCTCAAAGTTG GACCCGGTCCAGCGGACCAGAAGGGGGCCGGTCCGTTTGTGATCGAGTGGATCCCAGACGTGCTCCCTCGCTGTCGCATGGGAGAGCTCAGGATCAGCTTTGAGTTTGGCCACCAGCAGAGCGGCCAGCCGGAGAACAGTGAGAAGCTGAGCGCGGCGGAGAAAGGCTGCCGTACCAAGACCAACCCGACCCAGTCCAAACCCGCGGCGGGCGTTGAAATCGTTCAGGTGGTCGTGTAA
- the LOC114866902 gene encoding cytotoxic granule associated RNA binding protein TIA1-like isoform X2: MDDDQPKTLYVGNLSRDVTEALILELFGQIGPCKSCKMIVDTAGHDPYCFVEFYEHRHATATIAAMNGRKILGKEVKVNWATTPTSQKKDTSSHFHVFVGDLSPEITTDDIKAAFAPFGKISDCRVVKDMATGKSKGYGFVSFFNKWDAENAIQQMGGQWLGGRQIRTNWATRKPAPKSTNETTNTKQLSFDEVVSQSSPSNCTVYCGGVTTGLTEQIMRQTFSPFGQIMEIRVFPDKGYSFVRFNSHEAAAHAIVSVNGTSIEGYVVKCYWGKETTDMVSPMPQVQMPQSTVSFPAQPYSQWGQWYSNTQQIGQYVPNGWQMPSYGVYGQTWDQQGYNHLHAGAGWTGVGAVSNGGMVEPGQGVNGTVLTNQAGMSTAGYHTH; encoded by the exons ATGGACGATGACCAGCCCAAAACCCT ATATGTGGGGAATCTTTCCCGGGACGTGACGGAGGCCCTTATCCTGGAGTTATTCGGCCAGATTGGGCCCTGCAAGAGCTGTAAAATGATAGTAGAT ACAGCAGGTCATGACCCGTACTGCTTTGTGGAGTTCTATGAACATAGACATGCCACTGCCACAATCGCAGCGATGAATGGTCGGAAAATACTGGGTAAG GAGGTGAAGGTCAACTGGGCCACGACTCCAACCAGCCAAAAGAAAGACACAAGCA gtcACTTCCATGTCTTTGTTGGAGATCTAAGTCCTGAAATCACCACAGATGATATAAAAGCGGCTTTTGCTCCATTTGGGAAAATATC GGATTGTCGCGTGGTGAAAGACATGGCCACAGGTAAATCTAAAGGCTATGgctttgtctccttcttcaACAAATGG GATGCAGAGAATGCCATACAGCAGATGGGAGGACAGTGGCTGGGAGGCAGGCAGATCAGGACCAACTGGGCCACAAGGAAACCTGCTCCCAAATCTACCAACGAAA caaccAATACCAAGCAGCTATCGTTTGATGAGGTGGTGAGTCAGTCCAGCCCCAGCAACTGCACTGTCTACTGTGGAGGAGTCACAACAGGCCTCACAG agCAAATTATGAGACAGACTTTCTCACCTTTCGGACAAATAATGGAAATTCGTGTTTTCCCAGACAAAGGTTATTCATTTGTGAG GTTTAACTcccatgaagcagcagctcatgccATAGTTTCTGTTAACGGCACATCCATAGAAGGATACGTTGTGAAGTGTTACTGGGGTAAAGAAACCACAGACATGGTCAGCCCGATGCCGCAAGTACAAATGCCACAG AGCACGGTGAGCTTCCCAGCGCAGCCTTACAGTCAGTGGGGTCAgtggtacagtaacacacagcagATTGGTCAGTATGTGCCCAATGGATGGCAGATGCCCAGCTATGGTGTTTATGGGCAGACCTGGGATCAGCAGGGCTACAA TCATTTACATGCTGGTGCCGGATGGACAGGAGTGGGCGCAGTGAGCAACGGAGGCATGGTGGAGCCCGGGCAGGGAGTGAACGGGACGGTGCTAACCAATCAGGCTGGCATGAGCACCGCCGGCTACCACACCCACTGA